The DNA segment AGTCCACCGTCCTTCGTGTCGTGAGTGGGCAGCTCAGACCTCGGCTGGGGCGCGTCCTCTTCGAAGGCCACGAGATCAACGGTCTGAGTCCTCGACAGGTCCTCGGCCTCGGAATCGTTCAGGTAGCCCAGAACCACACTCTGTTCCCTGACATGACTGTGCGCGACAACGTGGAGATGGGTGGCTTCCTCCTGCGGGACCGCGCCGAGACGGGTCGTCGGTTGCGCCAGATCGAGGATGTCTTCCCGATCGTGCGTGACCGGGCGCAGGCGAAGGCCGGCGGGCTGTCTGGCGGGCAGCAGCGACTTGTCGAGTTCGCCCGCTGTCTGATGCTGGACCCCAAGCTCGTCGTTCTCGACGAGCCGTCCATGGGACTCGACCCCAAGACGCT comes from the Actinomycetes bacterium genome and includes:
- a CDS encoding ABC transporter ATP-binding protein, with protein sequence MSGLLHMEGVWAGYGGSDVLRDLSFSVPAGSITCVVGPNGAGKSTVLRVVSGQLRPRLGRVLFEGHEINGLSPRQVLGLGIVQVAQNHTLFPDMTVRDNVEMGGFLLRDRAETGRRLRQIEDVFPIVRDRAQAKAGGLSGGQQRLVEFARCLMLDPKLVVLDEPSMGLDPKTLRTVLGQVRTIWEEGRTVLLVEQNVRAGLSLATRAVVVESGHVRLEGSGQEMLDNPEVARLYLGGGTARSTA